DNA from Microbacterium sp. SORGH_AS_0969:
GCCTACGGGGCGCAGGGCTACGCCGGCTACGGCACCCAGGGGTACGGCTCGTACGCGGCGACCGCGCGGACGAATGTCCTCGCGATCATCTCGCTCGTGGCATCCATCGCCGGTTTCGTCATGCTGCCGTTCGTCGGTCCGCTCGTCGGCGTCATCACCGGACACATCGGACTCGCTCAGATCAAGCGCAGCGGCGAGAAGGGGCGCGGCCTCGCTCTGACGGGTGTGATCCTCGGGTGGGTGAACATCGCGCTGATCGTGATCTCCATCGCTCTTTTCTTCACCTTCTTTCTCGCGACCAGCTCGAGCTACCGTTACTGAACGGTCAGCGTTCCTCAACGGTCCGCACTGTGCGCGAACGGGCGTACCCTGGGGGGACCGTGAAGACATCGTCCCGTGCCCAATCCGCGACGTCTCTCCCGCAGGCCCCGCGGGAAGACGCCGGCTCCCGTTTCACCAAGTACATGGTGATGATGGGGATCCGTATCGCGTGCTTCGTGCTCATGGCCGTGGTGCAGCCCTACGGGTGGTACACCTTCGTCTTCGCCGCGGGGGCGATCTTCCTCCCCTACCTCGCCGTGATCGTGGCGAACGTGGGCGCCGACGTGGGTGCACGTGCGGCCGAGGCACCCGAGCGGTCTCTCGAGGCGTCCGCCCCGGCTGCGCCGACGCCAGCGCCGGCCGCCCCCACCGTGATCCGTATCGCCGAGACGTCGCGACTCGACGCCGCTCGCGACGACCGCTCGTGACCGCCGAGGCCGCGGAGTGCTCGCGAGCCGGATGCCGAGACACCGCCGTGTGGGCGATCCTCTGGCGCAATCCGCGCATCCACACCGCCGAGCGCCGTAAGACGTGGGTGGCGTGCGAAGCGCACGTGTCGTATCTCCGCGAGTTCTTGAGCGCGCGCGACTTCCCCGTTGAGGTGCAGGCTCTGTCCGCGGTCGCCCGAGCAGGCGAGGCCCTGTGAGCGCGCGCGAGATGCCCACGGGTGCACGCTGGGCGATGTACGTCGGCATCGCGATCCTCTTCGCGATCGCGTGTGCGTACCTGTCGAACTGGCAGTTCTCGCGCAACGCCGAGCGCAGCGAGCAGCTGCAGCTCGTCACCGACAATTACGACGCGACACCGGTCGCGCTGGGTGATCTCCTCGCTCCCGGCGCCGACCTGGCGCCCTCCGACGAGTGGCGACCGGTCCGGCTCGAGGGCCAGTACCTCGCCGACGAGCAGTTGCTGGTGCGCAACCGGGCGCACAACGGCTCCGCCGCCTACGAGCAGCTCGTGCCGTTCCGCCTCACCGACGGCCGCGTCTTCCTCATCGACCGCGGCTGGCTCCCGCCGGGCAACAGCCAGTCGCTCCCCGACGACATCCCCGCTCCCCCCTTGGGCACCGTGACCGTCGAAGCGCGGTTGCGTCCCGGCGAGGCCGCGCCGACCTCGGGACGTACCGCTGAGGCGGGTCAGGTGCCGACGATCAATCTCGGCCTCGTCGCCGAGCAGACGGGTCCCATCGAACCCGGCGCCTACGGACTGCTCATGTCGGAGGACCCGGCTCCCGCCGACGCCCCGGCGCCCGTCGACCCGCCGAGCGACGACCCCGGTCCGTACCTGTCGTACGCGATCCAGTGGATCCTGTTCGCTCTCATGGGCTTCGGCTTCATCACCTACGTGATCGTCAGCGAGCGCAAGCTCCGCCGCGAGGAAGCCGACGACGATGACGACGAGCTCGCACCAGTCGCGCTGCCCGCGAGCGAGAGCACCGAACCCCGCCGTCGCGTCGACCCGGTCGCCCTGCACCGCGCACGCAAGCGCCCGAAAGATCGCGACGCCGACGACGAGGACGCCCTTCTCGACGCGCGCTGAACGGGAACGGATGCCGAATTCTTGGCCTCCGTGGTCCGGTCAGGCCAGCGTGACCAGGCGAGCGTGATCAACCCGGCGTGCCCGTCCAGCGAGACCGATCCGACACGCCAGGCCTGCGCGAGCAGGCCGGCGTCAAGCCAGCGTGATCAGATCCGCGTAGTCACGACCCCAGATGTCCTCGACACCGTCGGGGAGGATCAGCACGCGCTCGGGGTTGAGCGCCTCGACGGCGCCCTCGTCGTGCGAGACGAGCACCACGGCGCCCTCGTAGTGCGCGAGCGCGCCGAGGATCTCTTCGCGCGAGGCGGGGTCGAGGTTGTTCGTCGGCTCGTCGAGCAGCAGCATGTTCGCCGACGACACGACGAGCGTGGCGAGCGACAGACGCGTCTTCTCGCCACCCGAGAGGACACCGGCGGGCTTGAGCACATCGTCGCCGACGAAGAGGAACGATCCGAGCACCTTCCGGGCCTCGGTCGCCGTGATGTGTGGGGCCGACGACATCATGTTCTCGAGCACCGAGCGGTTGACGTCGAGGTTCTCGTGCTCCTGGGCGTAGTAGCCGATCTTCAGGCCGTGGCCGGGCTCGAGCTGACCCGTGTCGGGCTGGTCGACGCCGGCGAGGATGCGCAACAGCGTCGTTTTACCGGCACCGTTGAGGCCCAGGATCACCACGCGCGAGCCACGGTCGATCGCGAGGTCGACGTCGGTGAAGATCTCCAGCGAGCCGTACGACTTCGACAGTCCTGACGCCATGAGCGGCGTCTTGCCGCAGGGCGCGGGCTTGGGGAACCGGAGCTTCGCGACCCGCTCGTCCTGGCGCACCTCGTCGAGGCCGGACAGCATCTTCTCGGCGCGCGCGACCATCTGGTGAGCGGCGGCGGCCTTCGAGGCCTTGGCGCCGAACCGCGCCGCCTGCAGCTGCAGGGCGGTGGCCTTCTTCTCGACGTTGACGCGCTCCTTCTTGCGGCGCTCCTCGTCGGCCACCCGCTGGCGCAGGTAGTTCTTCCAGTTCATGTTGTAGACGTCGATGACCTGGCGATTGGCATCCAGGTAGAAGACCCGGTTCACGGTCTCGCCGACGAGCTCGACGTCGTGCGAGATCACGATGAGCCCGCCCTTGTAGCCCTTGAGGAATTCGCGCAGCCACACGACGCTGTCGGCGTCGAGGTGGTTGGTCGGCTCGTCGAGGATCATCGTCTGCGCGTCGGAGAAGAGGATGCGCGCGAGCTCGATACGGCGGCGCTGCCCACCCGAGAGGGTCTTCAGCGGCTGGTCGAGGATGCGGTCGGGCAACGAGAGGTTATGGGCGATGGATGCCGCCTCGGCCTCGGCCGCATAGCCGCCCGCCGCCTCGAACCGCTCGGTGAGGTTGCCGTACTTCTTCATCGCCTTCGCCGCGACGGCCGGGTCGTCGTCGCCCATCGCCATCGACGCCTCATGCATACCGAGGGCGAGCGAGCCGAGCCCGCGCGCGTCGAGGATGCGCGTACGCGCGAGCATCTCGGGGTCGCCGGAGCGGGGGTCCTGCGGGAGGTAGCCGAGCTCGCCCGAGCGGTCGACGCCGCCGTTCGAGGGCAGGAGATCGCCCGCCAGCACCTTGGTCAGGGTGGTCTTTCCCGCACCGTTGCGCCCGACGAGTCCGATCTTGTCGCCATCGGAGACGCGGAACGACACGTCGGACATGAGCACGCGGGCGCCCACGCGGATCTCGAGGTCGTGCACGGCAAGCACAGCGAACGTCCGTTCTTCGGGGTCGGGGATCGGCCAGAGAAAGGCCAGCCACCCAGTATACGGCCGGGTCGCCGAACGTCCCCCGACAACGAGCGGGGCCGCCCCGAGCCTCGATACCTCGGCGTCGAGACGATGGCCCGGGTTCTCGGCATCCGGGTTTGCGTTGACACCCGAAGCCTGACCTAAACTAAGCCAATCCTTACCTAACACGCAGGAGGCTCTTCGTGTCCCGATTCCGCGCTCTGGCGGCTCTCGCCGTCGGTTCCGCCCTCGTCCTCTCCGGCTGCGCCGGCACCACGGCCGCCCCCGGCTCCTCGGAGGGATCCACCGGGGCGGACGGCGCCTTCCCCGTGACCCTCAGCAACGTGTTCGGTGAGGCGACCATCTCCGCCAAGCCCGAGCGGGTCGTCACCGTCGACTGGGGCAACCAGGACGTCGCTCTGGCGCTCGGTGTCGTTCCGGTCGCCATGCCGAAGGTGACCTACGCGGACGAGGACGGCGACGGCCTGCTGCCCTGGACGAAGGACAAGCTCGCCGAGCTCGGCGCCGAGACCCCGGTGCTCATGGACGAGACCAACGGCTACGACTACGAGGCCATCGCCGACGCGCAGCCCGATGTCATCCTCGCCGCGTACTCCGGCATGACGCAGGAGCAGTACGACACACTCAGCAAGATCGCGCCGGTCGTGACCTTCCAGAATGTCGCGTGGGGCACCACCTGGCAGGACATGACCATCCTGGACGGCACCGCGCTCGGCCTGAAGGACGAGGCCGAGGCACTCGTCGCCGACAAGGAGAAGCACATCACCGACGAAGCGGCGAAATATCCCGCCATCGCCGACAAGAAGTCGCTCCTCACGTACTACGACCCGACCAACCTGTCGACGCTCGGCTTCTACAACACGCTGGACCCGCGCATGGGCTACCTCGAGGAGCTCGGGCTCGCGCCGTCCTCCTACGTCGCCTCGCAGTCGGCGGCATCGGACACCTTCTGGTTCACCCCCTCCACCGAGCAGATCGAGAACTTCGCCGACGTCCAGGTCATGGTGGCCTACGGAGCCGACGGCATGATCGCCGCGATGCAGGCCGACCCGCTACTGTCGAAGATCCCGGCCGTGGCGAACGGGGCGATCGCTGTGATCGAGAGCGGCTCGACCCTCTCGTCGGCCATCACCCCGACGCCGCTCAACATCGGCACGAGCTACGGCGATGAGTACATCGGCCTCGTCGGGGCCGCCGCGGAGAAGGCCGCGTCCTGATGCGGCTCACCCGCCCGTCGGCCCGATGACCGCTGTCTCCCCGACACTCGCCGCCCCCGGCGACGCCCGCGCGCGTCACTGGGGGCGGCGGCGTGCCGTCGGCGTCACGGCGCTCGTCGTCGTGCTCGTCATCGCCGCGGTCCTGTCGGTGACCTTCGGCGCGCGCGACGTCACAGCCGTTGACGTCTGGGCCGGGCTCACCGGTTCCACCGACACCGCTTCGGCGGCCGCGGTCGCCAAGCGCGTTCCGCGCACGCTGCTGGCGATCCTCGTCGGCGCGGCTCTCGCGGTCTCTGGCGCGGTCCTGCAGGGGGCCACGCGCAATCCCCTCGCCGACCCGCAGATCCTGGGCATCAACGGCGGAGCGGGACTCGCGATCGTCGTGGGGATCGCCTTCTTCGGCCTCGGATCTGCCACGTCATACATCTGGGTCGGCATGATCGGTGCCGCCGCGGCCGCGGTCCTCGTCTATGCGATCGGCTCGCTCGGCCGCGGTGGAGCCACGCCGCTGCGTCTTGCGCTCGCCGGCGCCGTGAGTGCCGTGGCCTTCAGCTCTCTCACCAGCGCCGTCCTCCTTCCGCGCATCAACGTCATGAACGATTTCCGTTTCTGGCAGATCGGCGGCGTCGGCGGCG
Protein-coding regions in this window:
- a CDS encoding DUF4190 domain-containing protein, which produces MPPRRAPPPRRRSRPRTALRHPATPPRRPRPRAYPAPATDAPPASGSTGYGAPATDAPPASGSTGYGAPATDAAPAYGATPYGTQGYPAPAYGTAAYGAQGYAGYGTQGYGSYAATARTNVLAIISLVASIAGFVMLPFVGPLVGVITGHIGLAQIKRSGEKGRGLALTGVILGWVNIALIVISIALFFTFFLATSSSYRY
- a CDS encoding DUF3099 domain-containing protein is translated as MKTSSRAQSATSLPQAPREDAGSRFTKYMVMMGIRIACFVLMAVVQPYGWYTFVFAAGAIFLPYLAVIVANVGADVGARAAEAPERSLEASAPAAPTPAPAAPTVIRIAETSRLDAARDDRS
- a CDS encoding SURF1 family protein; the protein is MPTGARWAMYVGIAILFAIACAYLSNWQFSRNAERSEQLQLVTDNYDATPVALGDLLAPGADLAPSDEWRPVRLEGQYLADEQLLVRNRAHNGSAAYEQLVPFRLTDGRVFLIDRGWLPPGNSQSLPDDIPAPPLGTVTVEARLRPGEAAPTSGRTAEAGQVPTINLGLVAEQTGPIEPGAYGLLMSEDPAPADAPAPVDPPSDDPGPYLSYAIQWILFALMGFGFITYVIVSERKLRREEADDDDDELAPVALPASESTEPRRRVDPVALHRARKRPKDRDADDEDALLDAR
- a CDS encoding ABC-F family ATP-binding cassette domain-containing protein, giving the protein MLAVHDLEIRVGARVLMSDVSFRVSDGDKIGLVGRNGAGKTTLTKVLAGDLLPSNGGVDRSGELGYLPQDPRSGDPEMLARTRILDARGLGSLALGMHEASMAMGDDDPAVAAKAMKKYGNLTERFEAAGGYAAEAEAASIAHNLSLPDRILDQPLKTLSGGQRRRIELARILFSDAQTMILDEPTNHLDADSVVWLREFLKGYKGGLIVISHDVELVGETVNRVFYLDANRQVIDVYNMNWKNYLRQRVADEERRKKERVNVEKKATALQLQAARFGAKASKAAAAHQMVARAEKMLSGLDEVRQDERVAKLRFPKPAPCGKTPLMASGLSKSYGSLEIFTDVDLAIDRGSRVVILGLNGAGKTTLLRILAGVDQPDTGQLEPGHGLKIGYYAQEHENLDVNRSVLENMMSSAPHITATEARKVLGSFLFVGDDVLKPAGVLSGGEKTRLSLATLVVSSANMLLLDEPTNNLDPASREEILGALAHYEGAVVLVSHDEGAVEALNPERVLILPDGVEDIWGRDYADLITLA
- a CDS encoding iron-siderophore ABC transporter substrate-binding protein, whose translation is MSRFRALAALAVGSALVLSGCAGTTAAPGSSEGSTGADGAFPVTLSNVFGEATISAKPERVVTVDWGNQDVALALGVVPVAMPKVTYADEDGDGLLPWTKDKLAELGAETPVLMDETNGYDYEAIADAQPDVILAAYSGMTQEQYDTLSKIAPVVTFQNVAWGTTWQDMTILDGTALGLKDEAEALVADKEKHITDEAAKYPAIADKKSLLTYYDPTNLSTLGFYNTLDPRMGYLEELGLAPSSYVASQSAASDTFWFTPSTEQIENFADVQVMVAYGADGMIAAMQADPLLSKIPAVANGAIAVIESGSTLSSAITPTPLNIGTSYGDEYIGLVGAAAEKAAS
- a CDS encoding iron ABC transporter permease: MTAVSPTLAAPGDARARHWGRRRAVGVTALVVVLVIAAVLSVTFGARDVTAVDVWAGLTGSTDTASAAAVAKRVPRTLLAILVGAALAVSGAVLQGATRNPLADPQILGINGGAGLAIVVGIAFFGLGSATSYIWVGMIGAAAAAVLVYAIGSLGRGGATPLRLALAGAVSAVAFSSLTSAVLLPRINVMNDFRFWQIGGVGGATFETILQVFPFLLAGLVICLACASTLNTLALGDELAAGLGARVRTARLVSTGGAVILCGAATAVAGPIGFVGLVIPHMIRLVVGVDHRWLLPVSALGGATLLTLGDIVGRVVARPEEIEVGIVTALVGAPFFIALVRRQRMRAL